The Epinephelus lanceolatus isolate andai-2023 chromosome 8, ASM4190304v1, whole genome shotgun sequence genome includes a window with the following:
- the tfe3a gene encoding transcription factor E3a, translating into MSAVSSDQIPNRTGAEPEQQEAGILQPQTVFVILDSAETLNLVRVESGIVADIEVDSLLPSDCDTFYQIKSQPISISSSAGASSSSSSSSSLPSAMSSRVLMRQDLMRQQALEEEQKEAQQQLLRSTDASTPISVSVSSSCGPPAQVPVEVLKVQTHLENPTRYHIQQAQRQQVRQYLSTAKTANQEPAGPSRSHSPHLGSAPKLQLADISHKKEMEETVIDDIISLESSLNDEFLTLIDSGLQLANTLPVSGNVLDVYGGNGRMATPTITVSNSCPADLHAVKKELSETETKALIKERQKKDNHNLIERRRRFNINDRIKELGALIPKSSDPESRWNKGTILKASVDYIRKLQKEQQRTREMEERQRRLENTNHSLLLRIQELELQARLNGLSSSTSTSSLDPQALLAPQLPHPFSSSPSSTLVTPSLGLDALSFVDLDEPQGASTVFSPDLMSDVGLTELHGLGDILMEEGGGGVTSDPLLSCGASKTSSRRSSFSMDEDL; encoded by the exons GGTGGAGTCCGGTATCGTCGCTGACATCGAGGTTGACAGTTTGCTGCCGTCAGACTGCGACACCTTCTACCAGATCAAgagtcagccaatcagcatcAG TTCATCAGCAGgagcttcctcttcttcctcatcttcatcctcaCTGCCGTCAGCCATGTCgtcaag GGTTTTGATGCGTCAGGATCTGATGCGTCAGCAGGctctggaggaggagcagaaggaggctcagcagcagctcctccgCTCGACTGATGCATCCACccccatctctgtctctgtgtcctcctcCTGTGGACCTCCTGCTCAGGTCCCTGTGGAGGTGCTCAAG GTGCAGACTCACCTGGAGAACCCCACCAGGTATCACATCCAGCAAGCTCAGAGGCAGCAGGTGCGTCAGTATCTCTCCACCGCCAAGACAGCTAATCAGGAGCCAGCTGGACCGTCACGAAGCCACTCCCCCCATCTGGGCTCCGCCCCCAAACTACAGCTAGCTGACATCAGCCACAAAAAGGAG ATGGAAGAGACGGTCAtcgatgacatcatcagcctgGAATCCAGCCTGAACGACGAGTTTCTGACGCTGATTGACTCTGGACTGCAGCTCGCCAACACG CTGCCAGTGTCAGGGAACGTGCTGGATGTGTACGGCGGCAATGGGAGGATGGCCACGCCCACCATCACCGTTAGCAACAGTTGCCCTGCGGACCTGCACGCTGTCAAGAAGGAGCTGAGCG agACGGAGACCAAAGCACTgatcaaagagagacagaagaaagaCAACCACAACCTCA tcgagaggaggaggaggttcaACATCAACGACCGGATCAAAGAACTCGGAGCTCTGATCCCCAAATCCAGCGACCC GGAGTCGAGGTGGAACAAAGGAACCATCCTGAAGGCGTCGGTGGATTACATCCGAAAACTGCAGAAGGAACAACAGCGAACTcgagagatggaggagagacagaggaggctgGAGAACACCAACCACTCCCTGCTGCTCCGCATACAg gAGTTGGAGCTTCAGGCTCGTCTCAACGgcctctcttcctccacctccacctcctctctggaCCCCCAGGCTTTGCTCGCCCCCCAGCTGCCTcaccccttctcctcctccccctcctccactcTGGTGACCCCCTCCTTGGGTCTGGACGCCCTGAGCTTcgtggatctggatgagcctcAGGGAGCCTCCACCGTCTTCTCCCCAGACCTGATGTCCGATGTGGGGCTGACGGAGCTCCACGGCCTTGGGGACATCctgatggaggaggggggaggaggcgTGACCTCCGACCCCCTGCTGTCCTGCGGAGCCTCGAAgaccagcagcaggaggagcagcttcagcatGGACGAGGAcctctga
- the LOC117258620 gene encoding uncharacterized protein LOC117258620 isoform X2: MDVMSHCTGSEITEGGANKNPVQSECISSQPTANGTLPHLNTDPAPAEEAPPPLSDRTEDSGDDSVTDSSPTDDVSRLLPAQPASTLRKQKGVDMSSVSPPPICAPPSSSLTSPPPPPHQSSTCNRNSCNLHHHHHHHGHRTNQKRLSSTKSHASIKTDAAHIKEVAGDDCCAHCLLACLFCELLSMCSALGECLACGVGEAGCCEAAGGCCCCVEVAGEAACTEEACQAVLDCGILEDCCGSSDCLEICLECCSICFPT, encoded by the exons ATGGATGTGATGTCACACTGCACTGGCTCTGAAATCACAGAGGGCGGAGCCAACAAGAACCCGGTCCAATCAGAATGCATCTCGAGCCAGCCGACAGCCAATGGGACGCTCCCGCATCTCAACACAG ATCCCGCCCCTGCAGAGGAAGCCCCGCCCCCACTCTctgacaggacagaggacagtggtgaTGACTCTGTAACGGACAGCTCCCCCACTGATGATGTCTCTCGCCTCCTGCCCGCCCAGCCTGCCTCCACACTCCGAAAACAGAAAG GTGTGGACATGTCGTCAGTGTCTCCTCCTCCCATCTGTGCTCCTCCATCTTCCTccctcacctctcctcctcctcctcctcatcagtcATCCACCTGTAACAGAAACAGCTGcaaccttcatcatcatcatcatcatcacggACACAGAACCAATCAGAAGCGTCTCTCCTCCACTAAGAGCCACGCCTCCATTAAGACGGACGCCGCCCACATTAAGGAGGTCGCTGGAGATG ACTGTTGCGCTCACTGTCTCCTGGCATGTCTCTTCTGTGAGCTGCTGTCCATGTGTTCGGCTCTGGGGGAGTGTCTGGCGTGTGGAGTGGGCGAAGCCGGGTGTTGTGAAGCTGCgggtggctgctgctgctgtgtggaggtggcAGGAGAGGCGGCCTGTACGGAGGAGGCATGTCAGGCCGTGTTGGATTGTGGGATACTGGAGGACTGCTGTGGCTCGTCCGACTGCCTGGAGATCTGTCTGGAGTGTTGCTCCATCTGCTTCCCCACATag
- the LOC117258620 gene encoding uncharacterized protein LOC117258620 isoform X1 has translation MEKRDEKSFKAETEERETERKKERKKERKKDRKKERKKERKKERKKRRRRRTVCRMDVMSHCTGSEITEGGANKNPVQSECISSQPTANGTLPHLNTDPAPAEEAPPPLSDRTEDSGDDSVTDSSPTDDVSRLLPAQPASTLRKQKGVDMSSVSPPPICAPPSSSLTSPPPPPHQSSTCNRNSCNLHHHHHHHGHRTNQKRLSSTKSHASIKTDAAHIKEVAGDDCCAHCLLACLFCELLSMCSALGECLACGVGEAGCCEAAGGCCCCVEVAGEAACTEEACQAVLDCGILEDCCGSSDCLEICLECCSICFPT, from the exons ATGGAGAAACGTGACGAGAAAAGTTTCAAAGCAGAAactgaagagagagagacagagaggaagaaagaaagaaagaaagaaagaaagaaagacagaaagaaagaaagaaagaaagaaagaaagaaagaaagaaagaagaggaggaggaggaggactgtgTGCAG GATGGATGTGATGTCACACTGCACTGGCTCTGAAATCACAGAGGGCGGAGCCAACAAGAACCCGGTCCAATCAGAATGCATCTCGAGCCAGCCGACAGCCAATGGGACGCTCCCGCATCTCAACACAG ATCCCGCCCCTGCAGAGGAAGCCCCGCCCCCACTCTctgacaggacagaggacagtggtgaTGACTCTGTAACGGACAGCTCCCCCACTGATGATGTCTCTCGCCTCCTGCCCGCCCAGCCTGCCTCCACACTCCGAAAACAGAAAG GTGTGGACATGTCGTCAGTGTCTCCTCCTCCCATCTGTGCTCCTCCATCTTCCTccctcacctctcctcctcctcctcctcatcagtcATCCACCTGTAACAGAAACAGCTGcaaccttcatcatcatcatcatcatcacggACACAGAACCAATCAGAAGCGTCTCTCCTCCACTAAGAGCCACGCCTCCATTAAGACGGACGCCGCCCACATTAAGGAGGTCGCTGGAGATG ACTGTTGCGCTCACTGTCTCCTGGCATGTCTCTTCTGTGAGCTGCTGTCCATGTGTTCGGCTCTGGGGGAGTGTCTGGCGTGTGGAGTGGGCGAAGCCGGGTGTTGTGAAGCTGCgggtggctgctgctgctgtgtggaggtggcAGGAGAGGCGGCCTGTACGGAGGAGGCATGTCAGGCCGTGTTGGATTGTGGGATACTGGAGGACTGCTGTGGCTCGTCCGACTGCCTGGAGATCTGTCTGGAGTGTTGCTCCATCTGCTTCCCCACATag
- the cxxc1a gene encoding CXXC-type zinc finger protein 1a: MSEEAAGAERGPQEEEEEEGGGGGERGEEGEGGEEGEEGGEEKVAMETPKCPVYCVCRKPDINCFMIGCDNCTEWFHGDCIGVSEKAAKAIRVWYCPSCRDKDSSLEIKYRLKKKEEKESEPDGDGSSTPQPKTDRRRGSQIKRSARMCGECDACLRTEDCAQCDFCKDMKKFGGPNKIRQKCRLRQCEVRARKMLRVKDEEMSRSGGRGRGLSRRGVGHQTEEEEDEDEEEIFSESELELYEQYKAAGFRDLVWCSEEEDAQLDSLRKKAVKVKHVKRREKKPEKKKSVSVPKEEVKPRRHKTKQRHRERGGGGGVKDVGTALRQCLGPGCVQPARTNSKYCSDDCGMKLAANRIYEILPQRIQQWQQSPCVAEEMGRRQLERIRKEQQAARLRLTLMEKRFHELEGIIANAKQQQVQHHEEVTEGDGDDTDLQIFCVSCSHPVNPKVALRHMERCYAKYESQTSFGSMYPTRIEGATRLFCDVYNPQSKTYCKRLQVLCPEHSRDPKVPADEVCGCPLVKDVFEPTGEFCRLSKRKCNKHYCWEKLRRAEVDLERVRVWYKLDELFEQERNLRTAMTNRAGLLALMLHQTIQHDPITTDLRSAKDR; this comes from the exons aTG TCGGAGGAGGCTGCAGGAGCAGAGCGAGGtccacaggaggaggaggaggaggagggaggtggaggaggagaaagaggagaggaaggagagggtgGAGAGGAAGGtgaagagggaggagaagaaaaggttGCCATGGAGACGCCCAAATGTCCCGTTTACTGTGTGTGCAGGAAACCAGACATCAACTGTTTCATGAT agggtGTGACAACTGTACCGAGTGGTTTCATGGAGACTGTATCGGAGTTTCAGAAAAAGCAGCTAAAGCCATCAGAGTGTGGTACTGTCCGTCCTGCAGAG ACAAAGACTCGTCTCTGGAGATTAAATACCGtctgaagaagaaggaggagaaagagtcagaacCTGATGGAGACGGGAGCTCCACCCCTCAGCCCAAGACTGACAGGAGGCGGGGCTCACAG atcaAGCGTTCAGCCCGGATGTGCGGGGAGTGTGACGCCTGCCTGAGGACGGAGGACTGCGCTCAGTGTGACTTCTGTAAAGACATGAAGAAGTTTGGAGGTCCAAACAAAATCCGACAGAAGTGTCGTCTGCGGCAGTGTGAGGTCCGAGCCCGG AAGATGCTTCGTGTCAAAGACGAGGAGATGAGTCGGAGCGGTGGCAGAGGGCGGGGCCTGTCGCGTAGAGGGGTGGGGCAtcagacagaggaagaggaggatgaggatgaagaggagatcTTCAGTGAGAGCGAGCTGGAGCTGTATGAGCAGTACAAAGCTGCTGGATTCAGAGACCTG GTGTGGTGCAGCGAGGAAGAGGACGCTCAGTTGGACTCTCTGAGGAAGAAGGCAGTGAAGGTGAAACATGTCAAGAGACGGGAGAAGAAGCCGGAGAAGAAG AAGTCTGTGTCTGTTCCTAAAGAGGAGGTGAAGCCTCGCCGTCACAAAACAAAGCAGCGTCACAGGGAGCGAGGTGGAGGGGGCGGGGTCAAGGATGTGGGCACGGCTCTGAGGCAGTGTCTGGGACCAGGATGTGTCCAACCAGCAAGAACCAACTCCAAGTACTGTTCTGATGACTGCGGCATGAAGCTCGCCGCCAA tcgTATCTACGAGATCCTGCCTCAGAGGATCCAGCAGTGGCAGCAGAGTCCATGCGTTGCTGAGGAGATGGGGCGGAGACAGCTGGAGCGAATCAGGAAGGAGCAGCAGGCAGCGAGGCTCCGCCTCACGCTGATGGAGAAACGCTTCCACGAACTCGAAGGCATCATCGCCAACGCCAAGCAGCAGCAAGTCCAACATCACGAGGAG gtgACTGAAGGTGACGGCGACGACACAGACCTTCAGATCTTCTGTGTCTCCTGCAGTCATCCCGTGAACCCGAAGGTGGCGCTGAGACACATGGAGAGATGCTACGCTAAG TACGAGAGTCAGACATCGTTTGGTTCCATGTACCCAACACGAATAGAGGG ggCGACCCGGTTGTTCTGTGATGTGTATAACCCTCAGAGTAAGACGTACTGTAAGCGGCTGCAGGTCCTGTGTCCAGAACACTCCAGAGATCCAAAG gtcCCAGCAGATGAGGTTTGTGGTTGTCCTCTGGTGAAAGACGTGTTTGAGCCGACAGGAGAGTTCTGCCGACTGTCGAAGAGGAAGTGTAACAAACACTACTGCTGGGAGAAACTGCGCCGCGCCGAGGTCGACCTCGAGAGAGTCCGAGTG TGGTACAAACTGGACGAGCTTTTTGAGCAGGAGAGGAACTTGAGGACGGCGATGACGAATCGAGCTGGTTTACTGGCTCTGATGCTGCACCAGACCATCCAACACGACCCGATCACAACAGACCTGCGCTCTGCTAAGGACAGgtag